One Lacunisphaera limnophila DNA window includes the following coding sequences:
- a CDS encoding type II secretion system F family protein: MATPANTAKSQSNVRAAQALAKQKALEKKAKTYKLDLAELSIFTSQLASLLQAGLPLVSCLEALQDQTEDQVFRIVIRDVRNDISTGTSFSGAVKKFPKAFPNLFISMVEAGEASGGLAEILGKVAGYFESTVKLTKKVKSAMTYPIAVIGLAVALVNVLLIFVIPVFAAMFADFGAKLPAPTQMLIDLSDFMKAWWWALGLGAYGIYFSVGKYVSTPNGRRQKDQFLVRAPIFGNLVHKIALSRFCRTYATLMRSGVPILRTLEIVSSASGKVQVEDACSEIAKHVSQGGQVSDVMAANAFFPPMMKHMVKAGETTGNVDGMMNKIADFYDTEIDATVAALTSLIEPLLIVFLGVVVGGIVMAMFLPIFQLGAVAGGLQ, translated from the coding sequence ATGGCGACACCTGCAAACACGGCTAAATCCCAATCGAACGTCCGGGCCGCGCAAGCACTGGCCAAACAGAAGGCGCTCGAGAAGAAAGCCAAGACCTACAAGCTCGACCTGGCCGAGCTTTCCATCTTTACCAGCCAGCTCGCCTCCCTCCTCCAGGCCGGTCTGCCCCTCGTCTCCTGTCTCGAGGCCCTGCAGGACCAGACCGAGGATCAGGTTTTCCGGATCGTCATCCGCGATGTGCGCAACGACATCTCCACCGGCACCTCGTTCTCCGGCGCCGTGAAGAAATTCCCCAAGGCCTTCCCCAACCTGTTCATCTCGATGGTCGAGGCCGGTGAAGCGTCCGGCGGCCTGGCCGAGATCCTGGGCAAGGTCGCCGGGTATTTCGAGTCCACGGTCAAGCTGACCAAGAAGGTCAAGTCCGCCATGACCTACCCGATCGCGGTCATCGGCCTGGCCGTCGCCCTGGTCAACGTGCTGCTCATCTTCGTCATCCCTGTGTTCGCGGCCATGTTCGCCGACTTCGGCGCCAAGCTGCCCGCCCCGACCCAGATGCTGATCGACCTCTCCGACTTCATGAAGGCCTGGTGGTGGGCGCTCGGTCTCGGCGCCTACGGCATCTATTTCTCGGTCGGCAAATATGTCTCCACCCCCAACGGCCGCCGCCAAAAGGACCAGTTCCTCGTGCGCGCGCCAATCTTCGGCAACCTTGTGCACAAGATCGCCCTCTCCCGCTTCTGCCGCACCTACGCCACCCTGATGCGGTCCGGCGTGCCGATCCTGCGCACCCTCGAGATCGTCTCCTCCGCCAGCGGCAAGGTCCAGGTTGAGGACGCCTGCAGCGAGATCGCCAAGCACGTCAGCCAGGGTGGCCAGGTCTCCGACGTCATGGCCGCCAACGCCTTTTTCCCGCCGATGATGAAGCACATGGTGAAGGCCGGTGAGACCACCGGCAATGTCGACGGCATGATGAACAAGATCGCCGATTTCTACGACACCGAGATCGACGCCACCGTCGCCGCCCTCACCTCGCTGATCGAGCCCCTGCTCATCGTGTTCCTCGGCGTCGTGGTCGGCGGCATCGTCATGGCGATGTTCCTGCCGATCTTCCAGCTCGGTGCGGTCGCCGGCGGCCTGCAATAA
- a CDS encoding ATP-binding protein: protein MRAPPPFLFACACLTLGWGPASGSWLDPTVGMPWLEQHSARSMGTDASALCIAEDPLGRLLVGSIGLHVHDGSAWQTHPAGNDAVVRVFKFGRDGRIWVGAINELGYFTEPTVGHFQYHSLLDQLPENERQIGDLWGLGLVGSQVYFIGRNKLYRWDGTAFHISAFPGTSRLFPLQRGQEAWLHHRESGLYRLTESGPQLEYDRARLPDSGILGLYDSPQGLVLVSSAGFYLAQEGSRRIFSDEANRFVMDNRLAGYALLPDGRHVISTVNGGLMILSAEGRIQRTLDHRDHPAIGVVLSMWVRPDGLLWCASQDGVFRLDPSGQVTVFHARNGLEGGILDLDQHADQFYVITTAGTHRLTPGGVLPARFVREPRLTKTYTTLRIHGDGLLLGRHGGIDFFSGPTIRPLYPLEAKGVYHIMPSRQPRGSYVLSEGDALVRLHPGDDGTFTRSPFGTIPDFAKALIEDTRGQIWTSTVGLGALVTNPATGQTTPVIDPDTGQSLRGQISISANDSDLLVFTSGRVLRAEADGTNLRSLLALPDIAPTTSLSLEGQRTALVAFRRPGVSSATSWSQGLARLTLDEAGRATWEELDVPALESIGGGRALMVRRENGRPILWVGGSGGLLRLDYDAVRPQQAPPVPSIRLDDRASGAPAGDRVNEFPFHGHQLNFRVFTGDPARNTGWLVQVRLGQNGSEWSAATTRRTHEFSHLSEGTYRFEARTVNAAGQTSEPAGFTFRILPPWYRSPAAYAGYAFALALALALTIRWRERRILAQNERLETQVQERTAALMKANATKDEFLASISHEIRNPMNGIIGLADSLPSTLLDPVSQHKFGLLRDCADHLSSLLEDLLDFSRLQAGGIELNMAPFDLPALVDTVTALTAGDSEKYRIPVEMAISPGVPRRLQGDARRIRQILVNLVGNALKFSGRGKVEVTIWCQPADAGRTEVIFAVADEGPGIAAEDQKKLFQRFERGAAARGDRVPGTGLGLALCKGYADKMGGRIWVESEPGRGSCFYFSAPFEPVAVDRPVTRPAGAPGRPALVVDDQEYNRIVLTDLLDRLGFEARSTGDGNEALALADREAFALIFLDYDLPGRSGPEVARGIRALRGGSARAAVFATTAFNTHEKQRQCLDAGMDFFLSKPVTLERLRRTLTLAGLIAEPPPPPGTPPPADGLGNLRLLAAKKQVAFGEELARYLAELQAEVANLTDAVQREHARDAAHHAHLLCGRCSFIHEHRLEQAMRRIEQTATKERWPEAARLCAELPVLVSELHLRLAFAGLAARPA from the coding sequence ATGCGGGCCCCTCCTCCCTTCCTCTTCGCCTGCGCCTGCCTGACCCTGGGTTGGGGTCCGGCCTCCGGTTCATGGCTGGACCCGACCGTGGGCATGCCATGGCTGGAACAACATTCCGCCCGCAGCATGGGCACGGATGCCTCGGCCCTGTGCATCGCCGAGGACCCCTTGGGCCGGCTGCTGGTCGGCTCCATCGGGCTGCACGTGCATGATGGCTCGGCCTGGCAGACCCATCCTGCCGGCAACGATGCGGTGGTGCGTGTTTTCAAATTTGGCCGCGACGGCCGGATCTGGGTCGGCGCCATCAATGAGCTCGGTTATTTCACCGAGCCGACCGTCGGCCATTTCCAGTACCACTCCCTGCTCGACCAGCTCCCGGAAAATGAGCGGCAGATCGGGGACCTCTGGGGCCTGGGCCTCGTCGGCTCGCAGGTGTATTTCATCGGCCGGAACAAACTCTACCGCTGGGACGGCACCGCGTTCCACATTTCAGCCTTTCCCGGGACCAGCCGGCTTTTCCCCCTGCAACGGGGGCAGGAGGCATGGCTCCATCATCGCGAATCCGGCCTCTACCGGCTCACGGAGTCGGGCCCGCAGCTGGAATACGACCGCGCCCGCCTGCCCGACTCCGGCATCCTCGGCCTGTATGACTCCCCCCAGGGCCTGGTGCTGGTGAGCAGCGCTGGATTCTACCTCGCGCAGGAGGGGTCTCGCCGCATTTTCTCGGACGAAGCCAACCGCTTCGTGATGGACAATCGTCTGGCCGGCTACGCGCTGCTCCCGGATGGCCGGCATGTCATCAGCACGGTCAATGGGGGATTGATGATCCTCTCCGCCGAAGGCCGGATCCAGCGGACCCTCGACCACCGGGACCATCCTGCCATCGGCGTGGTCCTGTCAATGTGGGTGCGGCCTGACGGTTTGCTGTGGTGTGCCAGCCAGGATGGGGTGTTCCGGCTGGATCCCTCGGGGCAGGTCACCGTGTTTCACGCGCGCAACGGCCTGGAGGGCGGGATCCTGGACTTGGATCAGCACGCGGACCAGTTCTACGTTATCACGACCGCCGGCACGCATCGCCTCACGCCGGGCGGTGTGCTCCCGGCCCGGTTTGTCCGGGAGCCCCGGCTCACCAAGACCTATACCACCCTCCGGATCCACGGCGACGGCCTCCTGCTGGGCCGGCATGGCGGGATCGATTTTTTCTCCGGCCCCACAATCCGACCGCTCTATCCCCTCGAAGCCAAGGGTGTCTACCACATCATGCCGTCCCGCCAGCCCCGCGGCAGCTACGTGCTCTCGGAGGGGGACGCCCTGGTCCGGCTGCACCCCGGGGACGACGGTACTTTCACCCGAAGCCCGTTTGGGACCATTCCCGATTTTGCCAAGGCCCTGATCGAAGACACCCGCGGCCAGATCTGGACCAGCACCGTGGGACTTGGGGCCCTCGTCACGAATCCGGCAACCGGCCAGACCACGCCGGTCATCGACCCCGACACCGGGCAGTCGCTGCGGGGCCAGATCAGCATCAGCGCCAACGACTCGGATTTGCTGGTGTTCACCTCCGGCCGCGTCCTGCGGGCCGAGGCCGACGGGACCAATTTGCGCAGCCTCCTCGCCCTGCCCGACATCGCGCCCACCACCTCGCTGAGCCTGGAAGGGCAGCGCACCGCCCTCGTCGCGTTCCGGCGCCCGGGCGTGTCGAGTGCCACCTCGTGGAGCCAGGGACTCGCCCGGCTGACCCTCGACGAGGCCGGTCGCGCCACCTGGGAGGAATTGGATGTGCCCGCCTTGGAATCCATCGGCGGGGGCCGGGCCCTGATGGTGCGCCGGGAAAACGGCCGGCCGATCCTCTGGGTGGGCGGCAGTGGAGGCCTGCTGCGCCTCGACTATGACGCTGTCCGCCCCCAGCAAGCACCCCCCGTGCCCAGCATCCGGCTCGACGACCGGGCCTCCGGCGCACCGGCCGGGGACCGCGTGAACGAATTCCCCTTTCACGGGCACCAGCTGAATTTTCGCGTGTTCACCGGCGACCCCGCCCGCAACACGGGGTGGCTGGTGCAGGTCCGCCTGGGCCAGAACGGATCCGAATGGTCCGCGGCCACCACCCGGCGCACCCATGAGTTCTCCCATCTCTCCGAAGGCACCTACCGCTTCGAGGCCCGCACGGTCAACGCCGCCGGCCAGACCAGCGAACCGGCCGGGTTCACATTCCGCATCCTGCCGCCGTGGTATCGCTCCCCCGCCGCCTACGCCGGCTATGCCTTCGCCCTCGCCCTCGCCCTCGCCCTCACGATCCGGTGGCGCGAACGCCGCATCCTCGCCCAGAACGAACGGCTCGAGACACAGGTGCAGGAGCGGACGGCCGCCCTGATGAAAGCCAATGCCACCAAGGACGAGTTTCTCGCCAGCATCAGCCACGAGATCCGCAACCCGATGAACGGCATCATCGGCCTCGCCGACTCCCTGCCCTCCACCCTGCTGGACCCGGTGAGCCAGCACAAGTTCGGCCTGCTGCGCGACTGCGCGGATCATTTGTCCTCGCTGCTGGAGGACCTGCTCGACTTCTCCCGGCTGCAGGCCGGGGGCATCGAGCTGAACATGGCGCCCTTCGATCTGCCCGCACTGGTCGACACGGTCACGGCGCTGACCGCGGGCGACAGTGAGAAGTACCGCATCCCGGTCGAGATGGCGATTTCGCCCGGCGTGCCGCGCCGCCTGCAGGGTGATGCGCGCCGCATCCGGCAGATCCTCGTGAACCTCGTCGGCAACGCCTTGAAATTTTCCGGCCGCGGCAAGGTTGAGGTGACCATCTGGTGCCAGCCGGCCGACGCCGGACGGACGGAGGTCATCTTTGCCGTCGCCGACGAAGGCCCCGGCATCGCGGCGGAGGATCAGAAAAAACTTTTCCAACGCTTCGAGCGGGGCGCGGCGGCCCGGGGTGACCGCGTGCCCGGCACCGGCCTCGGCCTGGCCCTGTGCAAGGGCTACGCGGACAAAATGGGCGGACGGATCTGGGTGGAGAGCGAACCGGGCCGCGGCTCATGCTTCTACTTCAGCGCTCCCTTCGAGCCGGTCGCCGTGGACCGGCCCGTCACCCGGCCCGCGGGCGCACCGGGCCGGCCGGCACTCGTGGTGGATGATCAGGAATACAACCGGATTGTCCTCACCGACCTGCTCGACCGCCTCGGGTTTGAGGCCCGGTCCACCGGTGATGGCAACGAAGCCCTCGCCCTGGCGGATCGCGAGGCGTTCGCCTTGATCTTCCTCGACTACGACCTGCCCGGCCGCAGCGGGCCCGAGGTGGCCCGCGGCATCCGGGCCCTGCGGGGCGGCTCGGCCCGCGCCGCGGTGTTCGCCACCACGGCCTTCAACACCCACGAGAAACAGCGGCAGTGCCTGGACGCCGGCATGGATTTTTTCCTCAGCAAACCCGTGACCTTGGAACGGCTGCGCCGGACCCTCACCCTGGCCGGGCTCATCGCGGAGCCACCCCCGCCGCCCGGCACGCCCCCGCCGGCGGACGGTCTCGGCAACCTCCGCCTGCTGGCGGCCAAAAAACAGGTCGCCTTCGGGGAGGAGCTCGCGCGGTACCTGGCGGAGTTGCAGGCCGAGGTCGCGAACCTCACGGACGCCGTGCAGCGGGAACACGCCCGGGATGCCGCCCACCATGCCCATCTGCTGTGCGGCCGATGCAGCTTCATCCATGAGCACCGGCTGGAGCAGGCCATGCGCCGGATCGAGCAGACCGCCACGAAGGAACGGTGGCCCGAGGCGGCCCGGCTATGCGCGGAACTGCCCGTGCTCGTCAGCGAGCTGCACCTTCGTCTGGCTTTCGCCGGCCTAGCTGCTCGGCCCGCGTGA
- a CDS encoding RsmD family RNA methyltransferase encodes MRITGGLARGIPLTLPKGDAVRPATDAMRQAVFSSLAARVEGARFLDLFAGSGAYGLEALSRGAAGGIFVEKDARTAGFIRQNLAAVCKSLGRTTDGLQVVTADATLVQPGEPPDLVFIDPPYDLIAAVGPKLFARLDELLARQADPLVIFEMPGELALAPAGWTCVKRLGKGARQPTVAIFRANRALP; translated from the coding sequence ATGCGCATCACCGGAGGACTAGCCCGCGGCATTCCGCTCACCCTGCCCAAGGGTGATGCGGTGCGGCCGGCGACGGATGCGATGCGGCAGGCGGTGTTCTCGAGCCTGGCGGCTCGGGTCGAGGGGGCGCGTTTCCTCGACTTGTTTGCCGGCAGCGGGGCTTACGGGCTGGAGGCCTTGAGCCGCGGTGCCGCCGGCGGGATCTTTGTGGAAAAGGATGCCCGCACGGCCGGTTTCATCCGGCAGAACCTCGCCGCCGTGTGCAAGAGTCTCGGGCGGACGACCGACGGTCTGCAGGTCGTGACGGCCGATGCCACCCTGGTGCAACCCGGCGAACCACCGGATCTGGTGTTCATTGATCCACCTTACGACCTGATCGCCGCGGTCGGACCCAAACTCTTTGCGCGGCTCGACGAGTTGCTGGCCCGGCAGGCGGACCCCTTGGTGATTTTTGAAATGCCCGGCGAACTGGCGCTGGCTCCCGCGGGTTGGACCTGCGTGAAGCGGCTGGGCAAGGGTGCCCGCCAGCCCACCGTGGCGATCTTCAGGGCCAACCGAGCCTTGCCTTGA
- a CDS encoding RsmE family RNA methyltransferase has protein sequence MNIILFSLSEVELPLPRSDFRARHIMEVLRRRPGDIFDAGLINGPRGQGTLVAVDEHALTLSFVWGKPPRPLSPIRLLVGLPRPQTARDILREGASLGVAAMDFVRLERGESSYAQSTLWTSREWETLLVTGAAQAFCTRLPEVRHGHTLAEAVATLPGGVTRIVLDNYEATEALGNIPFPTGTEVVLALGAERGWTPAERTWLRQNGFQFAHLGERVLRLETACIAAVAVLKARLGWP, from the coding sequence GTGAACATAATTCTTTTTTCCCTCTCAGAAGTCGAGCTTCCCCTGCCCCGTAGCGATTTCCGTGCCCGTCATATCATGGAAGTTTTGCGCCGACGCCCGGGAGACATTTTTGACGCGGGTTTGATCAATGGTCCGCGCGGACAAGGCACGTTGGTCGCGGTGGACGAGCACGCCCTCACGCTGTCGTTCGTCTGGGGAAAACCACCCAGACCGTTGTCACCAATCCGACTACTTGTGGGCCTGCCGCGACCCCAGACCGCACGGGACATCCTCCGCGAAGGTGCCAGTCTGGGCGTCGCGGCCATGGATTTTGTGCGGCTGGAGCGGGGCGAATCCAGTTACGCGCAGAGCACGCTCTGGACGTCACGAGAATGGGAAACGCTGCTCGTGACCGGCGCTGCGCAGGCCTTCTGCACCCGCCTGCCCGAGGTGCGCCACGGCCACACGCTGGCCGAGGCCGTCGCCACGCTGCCCGGTGGGGTCACCCGAATCGTCCTCGACAACTATGAAGCGACCGAGGCTTTGGGAAATATTCCCTTTCCAACCGGGACAGAAGTCGTGCTCGCGCTCGGCGCGGAGCGCGGCTGGACGCCCGCGGAGCGCACGTGGTTGCGACAAAACGGTTTTCAGTTCGCGCATCTGGGCGAACGGGTCCTGCGCCTCGAGACGGCCTGCATCGCGGCCGTGGCCGTGCTCAAGGCAAGGCTCGGTTGGCCCTGA
- a CDS encoding response regulator transcription factor — MTKHVKASDTTPVREGRAGGFIGRAVIVEDQRMFAEFLQFHCRDLRLDVLPPVAGYQAGLEVIRRHKPDLVLLDLSLPDGDGLDLARLVIDEQPRVKVLAISSHHDPWTMLQVQRIGIHGFVDKSDQRPDVVSDAVHAVLAGRVYYTQIVNQSSAAIRRDPKSFIRVLSDYETRILAMIGESKTDEEIAAALNISPATGQSRRRDIMRKLDIHSTPKLIHYAIVNGLTRAEQLGRRKPDEGAAR, encoded by the coding sequence ATGACCAAACACGTGAAAGCATCCGACACAACACCCGTCAGGGAAGGCCGCGCCGGTGGATTCATCGGTCGCGCGGTGATCGTCGAGGACCAGCGCATGTTCGCGGAATTTCTGCAGTTTCATTGTCGCGACCTGCGGCTGGATGTCCTGCCGCCGGTGGCCGGCTACCAGGCGGGGCTTGAGGTCATCCGCCGGCACAAGCCCGACCTGGTGCTGCTCGATCTCTCGCTGCCCGACGGGGACGGACTCGACCTCGCCCGGCTCGTGATCGACGAGCAGCCGCGCGTGAAGGTCCTCGCCATTTCCTCGCACCATGACCCGTGGACGATGCTGCAGGTGCAGCGCATCGGCATCCATGGTTTTGTGGACAAGAGTGACCAGCGGCCGGACGTGGTGTCCGATGCCGTCCATGCGGTGCTCGCCGGCCGGGTCTATTACACGCAGATCGTGAACCAATCGAGCGCGGCCATCCGTCGCGACCCGAAATCCTTCATCCGCGTGCTGTCGGATTACGAGACGCGCATCCTCGCGATGATCGGCGAGTCGAAAACCGACGAGGAGATCGCCGCGGCCCTGAACATCAGCCCGGCCACGGGGCAGTCGCGCCGGCGCGACATCATGCGCAAGCTCGACATCCATTCCACGCCCAAGCTGATCCATTACGCGATCGTGAACGGCCTCACGCGGGCCGAGCAGCTAGGCCGGCGAAAGCCAGACGAAGGTGCAGCTCGCTGA